A single window of Bradyrhizobium daqingense DNA harbors:
- a CDS encoding thiolase family protein, producing the protein MSFITGVGLTPFGKHDGSSSLDLMSMAAQAALDDAGLKRSDIDGILCGYSTVSPHIMLATVFAEHFGIRPAYAHAVQVGGATGLAMTMLAHHLVEAGVARNVLVVAGENRLTGQSRDASIQALAQVGHPDYEVPLGPTIPAYYGLVATRYMHEYGVTEEDLAEFAVLMRAHACSHPGAQFHDPITVADVMASKPVAMPLKLLDCCPVSDGGAAFVISRERTGETGVRIRGCAQAHTHQHVTAAPALSELGAEISVARARDATGLAISDVRYAAIYDSFTITLAMLLEDLGLAGRGEAAARVRSGHFSRDGAMPLNTHGGLLSYGHCGVGGAMAHMVEAHLQMTGRAANRQVRDASIALLHGDGGVLSSHVSMFLERVR; encoded by the coding sequence ATGAGCTTCATCACCGGCGTCGGCCTCACGCCGTTCGGCAAGCACGACGGCTCATCCTCGCTCGACCTGATGAGCATGGCCGCCCAAGCCGCGCTCGACGATGCCGGGCTGAAACGTTCGGACATCGACGGCATCCTCTGCGGCTATTCAACCGTCTCGCCGCACATCATGCTGGCCACCGTCTTCGCCGAGCATTTCGGCATCCGTCCTGCTTATGCCCACGCCGTGCAGGTCGGCGGTGCCACAGGGCTCGCGATGACGATGCTTGCCCACCACCTCGTCGAAGCAGGCGTCGCGCGCAACGTCCTCGTCGTCGCCGGCGAGAACCGCCTCACCGGGCAGAGCCGCGATGCCTCGATCCAGGCGCTGGCGCAGGTCGGTCACCCGGATTACGAGGTGCCGCTCGGCCCGACCATTCCCGCCTATTACGGCCTCGTCGCCACGCGCTACATGCACGAATACGGGGTGACCGAAGAAGACCTCGCTGAATTCGCGGTGCTCATGCGCGCACACGCCTGCAGCCATCCCGGTGCGCAATTCCACGACCCCATCACGGTCGCTGACGTCATGGCCTCGAAGCCGGTGGCGATGCCGCTGAAATTGCTCGACTGCTGCCCGGTGTCCGACGGCGGCGCGGCATTCGTCATCAGCCGTGAGCGGACCGGCGAGACGGGCGTGCGCATCCGCGGCTGCGCGCAGGCTCATACCCATCAGCATGTCACGGCCGCGCCCGCACTCAGCGAGCTCGGCGCCGAGATCTCCGTTGCGCGCGCCAGGGATGCCACGGGCCTTGCGATCTCCGACGTCCGCTATGCCGCCATCTACGACAGTTTCACCATCACCCTGGCGATGCTGCTGGAAGACCTGGGCCTTGCCGGCCGCGGCGAGGCCGCAGCCCGCGTCCGATCAGGCCATTTCAGCCGTGACGGCGCGATGCCGCTCAACACCCATGGCGGCCTGCTCAGCTACGGCCATTGCGGCGTCGGCGGCGCCATGGCGCATATGGTCGAAGCGCATTTGCAGATGACGGGGCGAGCGGCGAATCGGCAGGTGCGCGATGCCTCGATCGCGCTGCTGCACGGCGACGGCGGTGTGCTGTCGTCGCATGTCAGCATGTTCCTGGAGCGGGTCCGATGA
- a CDS encoding Zn-ribbon domain-containing OB-fold protein, which translates to MSERLADWTKGDPAITYQTCAACGHVQYFYRAFCSACGASDLSEARASGKGRVYATSLVCRAATPETRAHVPYNILLVDCAEGFRMMAHGANDLAIGDSVSASFKPFAGKLVPFFAKTT; encoded by the coding sequence ATGAGCGAGCGACTGGCGGACTGGACCAAGGGCGACCCTGCCATCACCTATCAGACCTGCGCCGCCTGCGGCCATGTGCAATATTTTTACCGCGCCTTCTGCTCTGCCTGCGGCGCGTCCGATCTGTCCGAAGCTCGCGCCAGCGGCAAGGGCAGGGTGTACGCGACGTCGCTTGTCTGCCGCGCCGCCACGCCGGAGACGCGTGCGCACGTGCCGTACAACATCCTGCTGGTCGATTGTGCCGAGGGGTTTCGCATGATGGCCCACGGCGCGAATGACCTCGCCATCGGCGATTCGGTCAGCGCGAGCTTCAAGCCGTTTGCCGGGAAGCTCGTGCCGTTCTTCGCGAAGACCACGTAA
- a CDS encoding carboxymuconolactone decarboxylase family protein: MARIQYSDPSKASDRTREILDKNRNANIFRMMAHSPSYFEQYCRLGGAIRHKGELDPIVRELAITRTGILCEAPYEIVAHKRIGKNVGVTDEQNEALENWQAAKCFDETQRAALAFTDEIVKLNKPTDATFKAIASKLTPAALVELQLSVGFYIMTSKFLETFEIDLQPVTEVVG; the protein is encoded by the coding sequence ATGGCCCGCATTCAGTACAGCGACCCGTCCAAGGCCTCCGACCGCACCCGCGAAATCCTCGACAAGAACCGCAACGCCAACATTTTCCGCATGATGGCGCACTCGCCGAGCTACTTCGAGCAGTATTGCCGCCTGGGCGGCGCCATCCGCCACAAGGGCGAGCTCGATCCAATCGTGCGGGAGCTCGCGATCACCCGCACCGGCATCTTGTGCGAGGCGCCGTACGAGATCGTTGCGCACAAGCGCATCGGCAAGAATGTCGGCGTCACCGACGAGCAGAACGAGGCGCTCGAGAACTGGCAAGCCGCCAAGTGTTTTGACGAGACGCAGCGCGCGGCGCTCGCTTTCACCGACGAGATCGTGAAGCTGAACAAGCCGACGGACGCCACCTTCAAGGCGATCGCATCGAAGCTGACGCCAGCCGCGCTGGTCGAGCTGCAGCTCTCGGTCGGCTTCTACATCATGACGTCGAAGTTCCTGGAAACCTTCGAGATCGATCTTCAGCCGGTCACGGAAGTGGTGGGCTGA
- a CDS encoding nucleoside triphosphate pyrophosphohydrolase family protein has protein sequence MTIDEYAAWAATIAKVEEHPSHERLSYLGLGLASEAGEVADHIKKLLRDDWLDKAGLVDELGDVIYYWACLCAATGQKPSELLEASAAKIKRRLGEAASR, from the coding sequence ATGACGATCGACGAATATGCGGCCTGGGCCGCAACCATTGCGAAAGTCGAGGAGCATCCGTCCCACGAGCGGCTGTCCTATCTCGGTCTCGGCCTCGCCAGCGAAGCCGGCGAGGTTGCCGATCACATCAAGAAGCTGCTGCGCGATGATTGGCTCGACAAGGCAGGCCTGGTCGATGAGCTCGGCGACGTCATCTACTACTGGGCCTGCCTGTGCGCTGCGACCGGCCAGAAGCCGTCCGAACTGCTCGAGGCCAGCGCCGCCAAGATCAAGCGACGGCTGGGCGAGGCCGCGAGCCGCTGA
- the glsA gene encoding glutaminase A, with amino-acid sequence MKPLSPLASAWTRSKPPLLRFLDNCLNEFSAETSGSVADYIPELGKADPAYFGISLATLDGHVYEVGDSRVPFTIQSMSKPFVFALALDLLGAGKVESTIGVEPSGDPFNSIRLNSDNRPFNPMVNAGAIACTGLIYDSKGADAFEHIRLALSRFAGRDLAIDEAVYTSESQTGDRNRAIGYLLKTNSVISDNVAGVLDVYFRQCAVLVTARDIAVMAATLANRGVNPVTGEQVLTPYAISRTLSVMTSSGMYDYAGEWIYRIGLPAKSGVGGGILAALPARLGLGSYSPRLDKHGNSVRGIKVCEALSSHYDLHMLNRSDDARNAVIADYDIGKSPSRRVRRPQEREILATHEQEVRIIELVGTLSLSAVDYVSRRLAGRPRPQFVIFDLHRVTSTTRAGARLVAEAFEELAALNVTVVISGVRRASKEWDSLREWTAELKNVRDFYLLDAAIEWAEDQIVYRYGGSIDFHETTELSEQPLLAGLSDDELSHLSELCTVKSYPSGAKIVTTGDAADTVFFLRSGAVHVTLPDGVRLATLTAGMAFGEMALLEATRSADVFADMAATVFEVPLKDFERFREQHPRASERIMRNLAQLLADRLIVANAKVDILTST; translated from the coding sequence ATGAAACCGCTATCGCCTCTCGCCTCCGCCTGGACCCGCTCGAAACCGCCTTTGCTGCGGTTTCTGGACAATTGCCTCAACGAGTTCTCGGCGGAAACCTCGGGCAGCGTCGCCGACTACATCCCCGAGCTTGGTAAGGCGGACCCTGCCTATTTCGGCATCAGCCTCGCAACGCTGGACGGCCATGTCTACGAAGTCGGCGACTCCAGGGTGCCCTTCACCATCCAGTCGATGTCCAAGCCCTTCGTGTTCGCGCTGGCGCTGGACCTTTTGGGCGCAGGCAAGGTCGAAAGCACCATCGGCGTCGAGCCCTCCGGGGATCCCTTCAACTCGATCCGGCTCAATTCAGACAACCGTCCGTTCAACCCGATGGTCAATGCCGGCGCAATCGCCTGCACCGGGCTGATCTATGACAGCAAAGGCGCGGACGCTTTCGAGCACATCCGTCTCGCGCTCAGTCGTTTTGCCGGACGCGACCTCGCCATAGACGAGGCCGTCTACACATCCGAAAGCCAGACCGGCGACCGCAACCGCGCCATCGGCTACCTGCTCAAGACCAATTCCGTGATCTCCGACAATGTCGCCGGCGTCCTCGACGTCTATTTCCGGCAATGCGCGGTGCTGGTCACCGCGCGCGACATTGCGGTGATGGCGGCGACGCTCGCCAATCGCGGCGTCAATCCGGTGACCGGCGAGCAGGTGCTGACGCCATACGCGATCTCGCGCACGCTCTCGGTCATGACCTCGTCGGGCATGTACGACTATGCCGGCGAATGGATCTACCGGATCGGCCTTCCCGCCAAGAGCGGCGTCGGCGGCGGCATTTTGGCAGCGCTCCCGGCCCGGCTCGGGCTCGGCAGCTACTCGCCGAGACTCGACAAGCATGGCAACAGCGTGCGCGGCATCAAGGTCTGCGAGGCGCTGTCCTCGCATTACGATCTGCACATGCTCAACCGCAGCGACGACGCGCGCAACGCGGTTATAGCGGACTACGACATCGGCAAGAGCCCGTCCCGCCGCGTGCGCCGGCCACAGGAGCGCGAGATCCTGGCCACGCACGAGCAGGAGGTGCGGATCATCGAGCTGGTCGGCACGCTGTCGCTGTCGGCCGTCGACTACGTCTCGCGCCGGCTCGCAGGCCGGCCGCGACCGCAATTCGTGATCTTCGATCTGCACCGCGTGACCTCGACCACCCGCGCCGGCGCGCGGCTCGTTGCCGAGGCCTTCGAGGAGCTGGCCGCGCTGAACGTCACCGTCGTGATCTCCGGCGTTCGGCGCGCCTCCAAGGAATGGGACAGCTTGCGGGAATGGACCGCGGAGCTGAAGAACGTCCGCGATTTCTATCTTCTGGATGCCGCCATCGAATGGGCGGAGGACCAGATCGTCTACCGCTATGGCGGCTCGATCGACTTCCACGAGACCACCGAGCTCTCGGAGCAGCCGCTGCTCGCCGGGCTGAGCGACGACGAGCTGTCCCATCTCTCAGAGCTTTGCACCGTCAAAAGCTATCCTTCCGGCGCGAAGATCGTGACGACCGGCGATGCCGCCGATACCGTGTTCTTCCTCCGAAGCGGCGCGGTCCATGTCACGCTGCCTGACGGCGTCAGGCTGGCAACGCTCACCGCCGGCATGGCCTTCGGCGAGATGGCACTGCTGGAGGCAACGCGCTCCGCCGACGTGTTCGCCGACATGGCCGCGACCGTGTTCGAAGTGCCGCTGAAGGATTTCGAACGCTTCCGCGAACAGCACCCGCGCGCCAGCGAGCGCATCATGCGCAATCTGGCGCAGCTGTTGGCCGACCGCCTGATCGTCGCCAACGCGAAGGTGGATATTCTGACGTCGACCTGA
- a CDS encoding TRAP transporter permease produces the protein MSSSTSTAPQDVTKRVVFDDPHGAAGNMQEAEVTRVRTLRGTWRWTLVVATAATILLCINQQFSLRFFVGYTQLNTEYFYLLIALMLPFTFLIFPGAERAPLDRIPWYDLVLFVATFAAAIMLMSNVRKAAEAGWEFGGAPNSVIAAGLVMWAMLMEALRRTGGWSLLLSVMPFTVYPLFAEARWLGPFRGTQSTLEQATAYHVLSGESLLGIPIQAFADTVIGFLVFGTALMMTGAGKFFINLSFAMCGTFRGGAAKVCIFASGLLGMMSGSIISNVLTAGTMTIPVMKKSGFRASYAAAIEACASTGAVLAPPVMGATAFVIAQFLNVSYAEVAVAAIIPAALYYVGLFMQVDTYAARHGLKGIPRADLPRVMDTIKDGWYYVFVIALLIVMLLYFKRESHAPFYATALLLVLNQLFSKDTRWTFATIGKFLEVNGRTFVELVGILAGCGLLIGAFSMTGVVSSLANDLLHIAGDNAFLLLGMCALTSLILGLGLTTTACYIFLAILVAPALEKLGLNRMAVHMFIFYWGMLSSITPPVAIASFAAAGIAGSPAMKTGWESMWVGSIIYFIPFFFVLNPALVLQGPSPYLAGLGLMGLAAFGTLFICGGIQGYQPFVGDLRGTGALEWPIRVLLVIGGFVVATPGGGIMPLSQLQVTLLGLAILVPTTLLALLLVRRHTMEPDGLRAP, from the coding sequence ATGTCTTCTTCCACCTCCACCGCCCCGCAAGACGTGACCAAGCGAGTCGTGTTCGACGATCCCCACGGCGCCGCAGGCAACATGCAGGAGGCGGAAGTCACGCGCGTGCGCACGTTGCGCGGCACCTGGCGCTGGACGCTGGTGGTCGCGACGGCCGCGACCATCCTGCTCTGCATCAACCAGCAATTCTCGCTGCGCTTCTTCGTCGGCTACACCCAGCTGAACACGGAGTATTTCTATCTCCTGATCGCGTTGATGCTGCCCTTCACCTTCCTGATCTTTCCGGGCGCTGAACGCGCCCCGCTCGACCGGATTCCCTGGTACGACCTCGTCCTGTTCGTGGCGACATTCGCTGCGGCCATCATGCTGATGTCGAACGTGCGCAAGGCCGCTGAGGCAGGCTGGGAATTCGGCGGCGCGCCGAACAGCGTGATCGCCGCAGGTCTCGTGATGTGGGCAATGCTGATGGAGGCGCTGCGCCGCACCGGCGGCTGGAGCCTGCTCCTGAGCGTGATGCCCTTCACCGTCTATCCGCTGTTCGCCGAGGCCCGGTGGCTCGGGCCGTTCCGCGGCACGCAGTCGACGCTGGAACAGGCGACGGCCTATCACGTGCTTTCCGGCGAAAGCCTGCTCGGCATTCCCATCCAGGCCTTTGCCGACACCGTGATCGGCTTCCTGGTGTTCGGAACCGCACTGATGATGACGGGCGCCGGCAAATTCTTCATCAACCTCTCTTTCGCGATGTGCGGCACCTTCCGCGGCGGTGCCGCGAAGGTCTGCATCTTTGCCAGCGGTCTGCTCGGCATGATGTCGGGCTCGATCATCTCCAACGTGCTCACCGCGGGCACCATGACCATCCCCGTCATGAAGAAGAGCGGCTTCCGCGCCTCCTATGCCGCCGCGATCGAGGCCTGCGCCTCCACAGGCGCGGTGCTGGCGCCGCCGGTGATGGGCGCGACCGCCTTCGTGATCGCACAGTTCCTTAACGTCAGTTACGCGGAAGTCGCCGTGGCCGCGATCATACCGGCCGCGCTCTATTACGTCGGCCTGTTCATGCAGGTCGACACCTACGCCGCGCGTCACGGGCTGAAGGGCATCCCGCGCGCCGACCTGCCGCGGGTCATGGATACGATCAAGGACGGCTGGTACTACGTATTCGTCATCGCGCTACTGATCGTGATGCTGCTCTACTTCAAGCGCGAGAGCCACGCTCCATTCTACGCGACCGCGCTGCTGCTGGTCCTCAACCAGCTCTTCTCCAAGGACACGCGCTGGACGTTCGCGACGATCGGAAAATTCCTGGAGGTCAACGGACGCACCTTCGTCGAGTTGGTCGGCATCCTCGCCGGCTGCGGCCTTCTGATCGGTGCGTTCTCGATGACCGGCGTCGTGTCGAGCTTGGCCAACGATCTGTTGCACATTGCCGGCGACAATGCCTTCCTGCTGCTCGGCATGTGCGCCCTCACCAGCCTCATTCTCGGCCTCGGGCTGACGACGACGGCCTGCTACATCTTCCTCGCCATCCTGGTCGCGCCCGCGCTGGAGAAGCTCGGGCTGAACCGGATGGCCGTGCACATGTTCATCTTCTATTGGGGCATGCTGTCATCGATCACCCCACCGGTCGCGATCGCCTCCTTCGCCGCCGCGGGCATAGCCGGCTCGCCGGCGATGAAGACCGGCTGGGAATCGATGTGGGTCGGCAGCATCATCTATTTCATCCCATTCTTCTTCGTGCTCAATCCGGCGCTGGTGCTCCAAGGGCCGAGCCCCTACCTCGCCGGCCTCGGCCTGATGGGCCTTGCTGCGTTCGGCACATTGTTCATCTGCGGCGGCATCCAGGGCTACCAGCCTTTCGTCGGCGACTTGCGCGGCACGGGTGCGCTGGAATGGCCCATCCGTGTGCTCCTGGTGATCGGCGGGTTCGTGGTGGCGACCCCGGGCGGCGGGATCATGCCGCTGTCGCAGCTGCAGGTGACGCTGCTCGGCCTTGCGATCCTCGTGCCCACGACCTTGCTCGCCCTGCTCCTGGTCCGCCGTCACACCATGGAGCCGGACGGGTTGCGCGCACCCTGA
- a CDS encoding TAXI family TRAP transporter solute-binding subunit, with protein sequence MLRGLLVLAPALVVGISFVSTRYAFAEDLKLPATLTFTAYDTGTAGFNIAVGVGKMMKDKYGTDVRVLPAGNDVARLAPLRAKRAVSSAMGSGTYFAQEGVFEFGSKEWGPQPLQILLSSVDCNCGSLGVAADTGVKELKDLKGKRVGFVVGSPALNQNSLAVLAFAGLTQKDVKAVEFASYGAMWKGLINNDVDAAFGTTITGPAKEAETSPRGLIWPPLPAKDKEGWARMQKVGSFFFPQLATCGAGITPEKPVELGNYPYPIFVAYATQPADQIYAITKSMIVNYDAYKDSAPGAGGLGADRQTKNWVVPVHPGAVKALKEAGHWSDAQEAHNNKLIKRQEVLGAAWTDYGKSNPPSDDKAFLDGWMKARAAALAKADMPNGFEE encoded by the coding sequence ATGCTTCGTGGGCTGCTCGTGCTCGCGCCTGCCTTGGTGGTTGGCATTTCTTTTGTGTCTACTCGCTACGCGTTCGCCGAGGATCTCAAGTTGCCGGCGACGTTGACGTTCACCGCCTATGACACCGGCACCGCCGGCTTCAACATCGCGGTCGGCGTCGGCAAGATGATGAAGGACAAGTACGGCACCGATGTGCGCGTGCTGCCTGCAGGCAACGACGTCGCACGTCTCGCGCCGCTTCGTGCCAAGCGCGCGGTCTCATCCGCGATGGGATCGGGCACCTATTTCGCGCAGGAGGGCGTGTTCGAATTCGGATCGAAGGAATGGGGACCGCAGCCGCTCCAGATCCTGCTCTCGTCCGTCGACTGCAATTGCGGCTCGCTCGGCGTTGCCGCCGACACCGGTGTGAAGGAGCTGAAAGACCTGAAGGGCAAGCGCGTCGGCTTCGTCGTCGGCTCGCCCGCGCTGAACCAGAACTCGCTCGCGGTGCTGGCTTTCGCCGGCCTCACGCAGAAGGACGTCAAGGCCGTCGAGTTCGCCAGCTACGGCGCGATGTGGAAGGGGCTGATCAACAACGACGTCGATGCCGCCTTCGGCACCACCATCACCGGCCCGGCCAAGGAAGCGGAGACCTCACCGCGCGGCCTGATCTGGCCGCCGCTGCCCGCCAAGGACAAGGAAGGCTGGGCGCGGATGCAGAAGGTCGGCTCGTTCTTCTTCCCGCAGTTGGCGACCTGTGGCGCCGGCATCACGCCGGAGAAGCCGGTCGAGCTCGGCAACTACCCCTACCCGATCTTCGTCGCCTATGCCACGCAACCGGCCGACCAGATCTATGCGATCACCAAGTCGATGATCGTGAATTACGACGCCTACAAGGATTCTGCGCCCGGCGCCGGCGGCCTCGGCGCCGACCGCCAGACCAAGAACTGGGTGGTGCCGGTGCATCCCGGCGCGGTGAAGGCGCTGAAGGAAGCCGGCCATTGGAGCGACGCGCAGGAGGCGCACAACAACAAACTGATCAAGCGCCAGGAGGTGCTCGGCGCGGCGTGGACGGACTATGGCAAGTCGAATCCGCCGTCCGACGACAAAGCGTTCCTCGACGGCTGGATGAAGGCGCGCGCCGCGGCGCTTGCCAAGGCCGACATGCCGAACGGGTTCGAGGAATAG
- a CDS encoding acetyl-CoA carboxylase biotin carboxyl carrier protein subunit, producing MPEIKIVTEVAGRICATLVQVGGTVADGDEIVVVEAMKMEIPVPSPASGTITSLLVKLDDVVAEGQAIAIVAS from the coding sequence ATGCCAGAAATTAAGATCGTCACGGAGGTCGCGGGTCGCATCTGCGCAACTCTCGTGCAAGTTGGAGGAACCGTGGCGGATGGCGATGAGATTGTAGTGGTCGAAGCGATGAAGATGGAGATACCGGTGCCCTCGCCTGCGAGCGGCACCATCACATCGCTTCTGGTGAAGCTCGACGACGTCGTCGCGGAGGGCCAGGCGATCGCGATCGTCGCGAGCTGA
- a CDS encoding IclR family transcriptional regulator, whose translation MGRRSERLSRQGALAGDAGEGDVIQVVSRAFDVLRCFEGHEARLGNLEISNRCGLPRSTVSRLTHTLTRMGQLVYLPRDQKYRIGPSAVAMSASMMKGAQLRSMIRQRLQEVAEQLPGTVGFVVPDRFHLVYLQFARSASALGLHEGTGSRISMASTAAGAAYTAALAPEIGDAFIADMEREAPEAAKILKPRIEANRQSLRERGYVVACGLWSPHINGLAVPIWSPQYQTFVVITIGLLSAMYDEQRLHDEVAPLMLTLGRSLGSLMEGAEGDVFNNRISRKPVAMAVHNNNKPINSEGVNELEAGTRRARPARSLRAGDGRR comes from the coding sequence ATGGGACGACGATCGGAGCGGTTGAGTAGGCAAGGCGCGCTCGCTGGCGACGCCGGTGAAGGTGATGTCATCCAGGTGGTGTCGCGCGCGTTCGACGTGTTGCGATGCTTCGAGGGCCACGAGGCGCGACTCGGCAATCTCGAGATCTCAAATCGCTGCGGTCTGCCGCGCTCGACGGTGTCGCGGCTCACGCACACGCTGACCCGCATGGGTCAGCTCGTCTATCTGCCGCGCGATCAAAAATATCGAATCGGCCCGAGCGCGGTGGCGATGAGCGCCTCGATGATGAAGGGCGCGCAGCTGCGCAGCATGATCCGCCAGCGGTTGCAGGAGGTCGCCGAGCAGCTTCCCGGCACGGTGGGCTTCGTCGTGCCCGATCGTTTCCATCTCGTCTATCTCCAGTTTGCGCGCTCGGCGAGCGCGCTCGGCCTGCACGAGGGCACTGGCAGCCGCATCTCGATGGCCTCGACCGCGGCAGGCGCGGCCTACACCGCAGCACTGGCGCCTGAGATCGGCGATGCCTTCATCGCCGACATGGAGAGGGAAGCCCCCGAGGCTGCGAAGATTCTCAAGCCCCGCATCGAGGCCAATCGGCAGTCGCTGCGCGAGCGCGGCTATGTCGTGGCCTGCGGCTTGTGGAGCCCGCATATCAACGGGCTCGCGGTGCCGATCTGGTCGCCGCAATATCAGACCTTCGTGGTCATCACGATCGGCCTGCTCTCGGCGATGTATGACGAGCAGCGCCTGCACGACGAAGTCGCGCCCCTGATGCTCACGCTCGGCCGCTCGCTCGGCAGTCTGATGGAAGGCGCCGAAGGCGACGTCTTCAACAACCGTATCTCGCGTAAGCCGGTCGCAATGGCCGTGCACAACAATAACAAGCCGATCAATTCGGAGGGAGTGAATGAACTGGAAGCCGGAACTCGACGAGCTCGCCCGGCGCGAAGCCTTCGCGCGGGAGATGGGCGGCGTTGA
- a CDS encoding acyl-CoA carboxylase subunit beta, whose translation MNWKPELDELARREAFAREMGGVEKVKRQHDQGRLTVRERIDGLIDKGSFHEIGAVSGIGEYDSSGELKKLTPANCVFGRARVDSRTIVVVGDDFTVRGGSADASISAKPLMAEEMAHDFRLPIVRIIEGSGGGGSVKTIETKGAANLPGGIGGTRWYRFTTENLSRVPVVALGLGSVAGLGAARLAASHYSIMTRKSAMFVAGPPVVKALGQDLSKEELGGADIQTRAGAVDHAVDTEEEAFACARRFLSYLPSSVYELPPTLPCRDDPERGEEALLSAVPRNRKQVYKMRPIIEAVVDKGSFFEVAKNFGKPIIVGLARLEGRAVLVLASDSFHYGGSWTADACQKVVRWVDFAETFHLPVVYLMDCPGFMIGLDAEKAATIRHGVRAMAAVNQTTVPWCTVILRNAFGVAGVVHQPADRFSIRYAWPSAYWGSLPLEGGIEAAYRADIDAAEDKAGKLREIEDRLNKLRSPFRSAEKFWVEEIIDPRKTRSLLCEFARLAEPLRKAGPPENFSIRP comes from the coding sequence ATGAACTGGAAGCCGGAACTCGACGAGCTCGCCCGGCGCGAAGCCTTCGCGCGGGAGATGGGCGGCGTTGAAAAGGTCAAGCGACAGCATGACCAGGGCCGGCTGACTGTTCGGGAGCGCATCGACGGACTGATCGACAAGGGAAGCTTTCACGAGATCGGTGCCGTCTCCGGCATCGGCGAGTACGATTCCAGCGGCGAGCTGAAGAAGCTGACACCGGCCAACTGCGTGTTCGGCCGGGCGCGCGTCGACAGCCGCACGATTGTCGTGGTCGGCGATGATTTCACCGTGCGCGGCGGCTCGGCCGATGCGTCCATTTCCGCAAAGCCGCTGATGGCGGAGGAGATGGCGCACGACTTCCGCCTGCCCATCGTCCGCATCATCGAAGGCTCCGGTGGCGGCGGTTCGGTCAAGACCATCGAGACCAAGGGGGCGGCGAATCTGCCCGGCGGAATCGGCGGCACGCGCTGGTATCGCTTCACGACGGAGAATTTGTCGCGCGTGCCGGTCGTAGCACTCGGCCTCGGCTCGGTGGCGGGCCTGGGGGCCGCGCGGCTGGCTGCCAGCCATTATTCCATCATGACGAGGAAGTCCGCGATGTTCGTCGCAGGGCCTCCGGTGGTGAAGGCGCTGGGGCAGGACCTTTCGAAGGAAGAACTCGGCGGTGCCGACATCCAGACCCGCGCCGGCGCGGTCGATCATGCCGTCGACACCGAAGAAGAGGCGTTCGCCTGCGCGCGGCGATTCCTGTCGTATCTGCCGTCCTCGGTCTATGAGCTGCCGCCGACCCTGCCGTGCAGGGACGATCCGGAGCGTGGTGAAGAAGCGCTGTTGAGCGCGGTGCCGCGCAACCGCAAGCAGGTCTACAAGATGCGGCCCATCATCGAGGCCGTCGTCGACAAGGGCTCGTTCTTCGAGGTCGCCAAGAATTTCGGCAAGCCGATCATTGTCGGTCTCGCCCGGCTCGAGGGCAGGGCGGTGCTGGTGCTCGCCAGCGACAGCTTCCACTACGGCGGCTCCTGGACGGCGGATGCGTGCCAGAAGGTGGTGCGCTGGGTCGATTTCGCCGAGACCTTCCATCTGCCGGTCGTCTATCTCATGGATTGCCCCGGCTTCATGATCGGCCTCGATGCGGAGAAAGCCGCCACCATCCGCCACGGCGTCCGTGCCATGGCCGCGGTGAACCAGACCACCGTGCCCTGGTGCACAGTGATCCTGCGAAACGCTTTCGGCGTCGCCGGCGTCGTGCATCAGCCGGCCGACCGCTTCTCGATACGCTACGCTTGGCCGTCCGCCTATTGGGGCTCGTTGCCGCTGGAAGGCGGCATTGAAGCTGCCTACCGCGCCGACATCGACGCGGCCGAGGACAAGGCGGGCAAGCTCAGGGAGATCGAGGATCGCCTCAACAAGCTGCGCTCGCCGTTCCGCTCGGCCGAGAAATTCTGGGTCGAGGAGATCATCGACCCCAGGAAGACGCGGTCGCTGTTGTGCGAGTTCGCGCGCCTCGCCGAGCCGCTGCGCAAGGCCGGCCCGCCGGAGAATTTTTCGATCAGGCCGTGA